Proteins encoded in a region of the Desulfurococcus sp. genome:
- a CDS encoding GHMP kinase yields the protein MARAVEIVTPSRLHFGMVNPFARELRLYISAGVAIARPNNTVIVEEDDTLVVEGCRASEVSSRISGFARRHGLKGTVRIVECIPKHIGLGSTTQLLLAAAYGLSLVNNLEVDLVEAARELELGKYSGVGTYVFKHGGFVMDAGRGGSTVFPRLITRLEFPEEWAFIVVTPPGGGLDEKLEDQVFKEEVKVPLELVQKAAYYMLELSASVADRDFNSFSRTLRLLQETVGEMFSSYQGGVFSASSAEAIKALREAGVEGVGQSSWGPTVYGVVYGYEEAERIVEKVSRPGWRVFAARPLNKGATVRFLR from the coding sequence TTGGCTAGAGCAGTAGAGATTGTAACACCCTCACGGCTGCACTTCGGCATGGTGAACCCTTTCGCGAGAGAGCTGAGATTATACATCTCGGCTGGCGTAGCTATAGCTAGACCAAACAATACCGTAATAGTTGAGGAAGACGATACACTAGTAGTCGAGGGCTGTAGAGCCAGCGAAGTCTCCTCGAGGATATCGGGTTTCGCGAGAAGGCATGGCTTGAAGGGTACTGTTAGGATCGTAGAGTGCATACCTAAGCATATTGGTTTAGGTTCTACGACACAGCTACTACTAGCAGCTGCATACGGATTATCTCTTGTGAATAATCTTGAAGTAGATCTAGTTGAAGCAGCCAGGGAGCTCGAGCTAGGTAAGTACTCTGGTGTAGGAACATACGTATTTAAGCACGGCGGCTTTGTCATGGATGCTGGTCGAGGGGGGTCCACAGTATTCCCTCGTCTTATAACTAGGCTTGAATTCCCCGAAGAATGGGCTTTCATTGTGGTCACTCCTCCTGGAGGAGGCCTCGACGAGAAGCTCGAGGATCAAGTCTTCAAGGAGGAAGTTAAAGTACCATTAGAGTTAGTTCAGAAGGCTGCATACTACATGCTTGAGCTTTCAGCATCAGTGGCTGACAGGGATTTCAATTCGTTTTCTAGAACCCTCCGCCTCCTCCAGGAGACTGTTGGAGAAATGTTTTCAAGCTACCAGGGGGGAGTTTTTTCAGCGAGCTCAGCTGAAGCTATTAAAGCTTTAAGAGAAGCTGGAGTTGAGGGTGTAGGGCAGAGCTCGTGGGGGCCTACTGTCTACGGGGTTGTCTACGGATACGAAGAAGCAGAGCGTATCGTGGAAAAAGTCAGCAGGCCGGGGTGGAGGGTTTTCGCTGCTAGACCTCTAAATAAAGGCGCTACAGTCAGGTTTCTTAGGTGA
- a CDS encoding DUF447 family protein, translating to MVIKRGIVYEAIISMLDQGHPYATPVGFQINDDKLVVRFYKGYRTHELLEKTLNPVLNITRDPAVFFKAAFKAETGGLSLEDFIVDEVRGLVYLKNAEAHLVLKLKDIEDHEDYSLFRYEVLEERVNQLETLEPYTRCYSSLIELIIYASKVKAWRNLTSSERTEVLRGVESSTTTALKTCRDSSYMNLLRDLRELIESWLEQ from the coding sequence GTGGTTATTAAAAGGGGTATAGTCTATGAGGCAATAATATCCATGCTAGACCAGGGACATCCTTACGCTACTCCAGTAGGCTTCCAGATCAATGATGACAAGCTAGTAGTAAGATTTTACAAGGGCTATAGAACACACGAGCTCTTAGAGAAAACCCTTAACCCTGTCTTAAACATTACAAGAGATCCAGCTGTATTCTTCAAAGCTGCTTTTAAAGCTGAGACAGGAGGTTTAAGTCTAGAGGACTTCATAGTGGATGAAGTGAGAGGTCTAGTATACCTCAAGAATGCTGAAGCGCACCTAGTTCTGAAGCTTAAGGATATTGAGGATCACGAAGACTACAGTTTATTCAGGTATGAAGTCCTCGAGGAGAGAGTCAACCAGCTGGAAACACTGGAACCCTATACGAGGTGCTATAGTTCTCTGATAGAATTGATTATATATGCATCTAAGGTAAAGGCTTGGAGAAACCTCACGAGTAGTGAACGCACTGAAGTATTAAGAGGAGTAGAGTCTTCTACTACAACAGCTTTAAAGACCTGTAGGGATTCCAGCTACATGAATCTGCTTAGGGATTTAAGGGAGTTGATTGAGAGTTGGCTAGAGCAGTAG
- a CDS encoding gamma-glutamyltransferase, which yields MPVAKIGVGVKGVTADHPLAVKAGLEVLEEGGNAFDAAIAVSAVLSVVQPQMGGPGGDGFLLGFIGDQVVAYASSGRSPSGFNADKFIEEKPVRGPLTVTVPGLVYLWGIINEEYGSMDLSILLRPAISLAYNGFHAGYTLAESVKAVEKELSSYKWADYYKGVRLGGRVVNKDMARTLRLIASRGWEEFYQGDLAESIVSELQEQGVDIGLEDLMDHSGFKTTPLKLEVDGRIHYELPPNTQGASTLQLISALYEEELSKLDFNDPERIEAWSKPVSDVYLFRDLYLGDPDYMTIDVESYLTYSSVKRALKDVSSMQSEVNTGDTTFFIVSDGESVIGFIQSLFYPFGSGLIAQGFPVQNRGIGFARSRGLPNSPAPRKLPLHTLSVLGVVDDRRKYIIGCVGGDYRPQLHLRVYENIFVYNMNLVDAVKAPRFIYTELYNTQKVVVEEPLKPPGKVNTSLVGYLSSHGHVHVAVVDEDRVILVNDPRSEGVAIAL from the coding sequence ATGCCTGTAGCTAAGATAGGAGTGGGTGTTAAAGGTGTTACAGCAGACCATCCGCTGGCAGTTAAAGCTGGATTAGAAGTGCTCGAGGAGGGTGGTAACGCCTTTGATGCCGCTATAGCGGTTAGTGCTGTGCTATCAGTTGTTCAACCTCAAATGGGGGGTCCGGGAGGCGATGGCTTCCTCCTAGGTTTCATCGGGGATCAAGTGGTAGCGTACGCTTCATCCGGTCGATCCCCCAGTGGCTTTAATGCTGATAAATTCATTGAGGAGAAGCCTGTAAGAGGGCCTTTAACTGTGACAGTCCCTGGGCTAGTGTACCTCTGGGGTATTATAAACGAGGAGTACGGATCAATGGATCTATCAATCCTCCTCCGTCCAGCAATATCGCTAGCCTATAATGGCTTCCACGCCGGCTACACGCTAGCCGAGTCTGTTAAAGCCGTGGAAAAAGAGCTCTCAAGCTACAAGTGGGCTGACTACTATAAAGGGGTTAGACTAGGAGGCAGGGTAGTTAATAAGGATATGGCTAGAACCCTCCGGCTGATTGCTTCAAGAGGCTGGGAGGAGTTCTACCAGGGGGATCTCGCTGAGAGTATTGTAAGTGAACTACAGGAGCAGGGGGTTGATATCGGATTAGAGGATTTAATGGATCACTCGGGCTTTAAGACCACTCCCCTCAAGCTTGAGGTCGACGGCCGCATTCACTATGAACTGCCACCTAACACGCAGGGGGCTTCAACACTCCAGTTGATCAGTGCGTTATATGAGGAGGAGTTGAGTAAGCTTGATTTCAACGATCCTGAGCGCATTGAGGCCTGGAGCAAACCGGTTAGCGACGTATACTTGTTCAGGGACCTGTACTTAGGAGACCCTGACTACATGACCATAGATGTTGAAAGCTATCTAACGTACAGTAGCGTGAAGAGGGCGTTGAAAGACGTGAGCAGCATGCAATCAGAGGTTAATACAGGTGATACAACATTCTTCATAGTATCAGATGGAGAATCAGTAATCGGGTTCATCCAGAGCCTCTTCTACCCCTTCGGCTCAGGCCTTATAGCGCAAGGGTTCCCAGTTCAGAATAGAGGTATAGGCTTTGCTAGAAGCAGAGGACTCCCCAACTCCCCTGCACCACGGAAACTCCCACTCCACACGCTCTCAGTACTAGGCGTTGTAGACGACAGGAGGAAGTATATAATCGGCTGTGTTGGAGGAGACTATAGACCCCAGCTCCACTTGAGGGTCTATGAGAATATATTCGTCTACAACATGAATCTAGTTGACGCTGTGAAAGCCCCACGCTTCATATACACGGAACTCTATAACACTCAGAAAGTTGTTGTAGAGGAGCCGTTGAAGCCGCCTGGTAAAGTAAATACAAGTCTAGTAGGCTATCTCTCCAGCCATGGACATGTCCATGTAGCAGTAGTAGATGAAGATAGAGTTATACTAGTGAACGATCCACGCAGCGAAGGGGTAGCTATAGCTCTCTAG